CGACAGCAGATGCCTCCTCTTGCACTATAATCTTACCCTCGTTAAAAGCGCTACTTGTGTCAAAGTTGTAGGGCCCTTTAATTTTCAATATCGTCGGTACCCTTTCGCTTCTGACTACCTCAACGCCATCTTCCTCTAGTTCCCCTATTACCTCCTCGACGTTTGCCTTAAGGGTGTTCACCCTGATGCTTATCCACTCGTGCCTCTTGTTAACGGATCTGAAGAAATCTTCGGTTTCATCACCTAAAATTCCCTTCACCCTCTCTATGAGCCAAGATGGGGCTAGATACTTCCACTCAAGCTCTTCAAGCTCATTCTTTGGATTTGGCTTATATTCAAATATTTTATCTAGCAAATCCCAAAAGTACATTCCAACGTAGGGGTGAGTTCTTGAAGAGATAAAGTCGGAAGCCTTCCATCTGAGATTCTTAATAGTTTGAGAGCTTGGATCATGGAAAAGGGCTATATCAACGGCAACCCTAAGGGCAGCTCTCAGCCAGGGGTCTAAAATTAGTGGAGTTACGCCAACGATCTCTTTTATAACCTTATCGATTAATCCCTGCTTTTTCATGATATCGTAAAATATCATCGTTAGGACTCTATTTAGCCAGGCTTCCTCTACATCGTGCTTTTTAAATGCTTCCCTCTTTGCGTATTGACTCGGCTTTATTATCTCTCCCAATCTTATGGCCTCTATTATGGCCCTTATTCCCTTTGGAGGTATTGAAAGCTTCTTTTTCTCTGCTTCCATCGAAATATAATCCCTTAAAAATCTCTTTTAAATTCAACGTTTTATCTCAACAATAAAAAATAGAGATAGATTATAATCCCCTTCTTTCCATCTCCTCAACATATTCAATGACTTTTTTGACTATTTCCCTTGCTTTGCCAATGTAATTTTCTGGTTTTAGCTCCTCAAGATCTCTCTCGGTTAGATACTTAGTTATTTCTCTACTTTCCTTTGCAACTTCCAGGAGGTCTCTGTTTTCACGGAAAGCTTTCATTGCAAGTTGCCTTACTACTTCATGAGCTTCCTGTCTTCCCATTCCTTTCTCGGCAAGCTTTAACATAAGGGGCTCGGCCATGATCAAGTTCTTTGTTAAATACAAGTTCCTCCTTATGTTCTCGGGGAAGAACTCCAGTCCAGTTAAAACCTTCTTCATGGTCTTGAGCATCTCATCAAGCAATACAAAGCTCTCTGGAAGGATAACCCTCTCAACGGAAGAATTCGTCAAATCCCTCTCATGCCAGAGTGGGTTATTTAGCAACGCCGGAATAACGTTGGAGTACAAAACCCTCGCAAGTCCACAGACCTTTTCAGTTCTTATGGGGTTCCTCTTGTGGGGCATCGTAGATGAACCTACTTGCTTCTCCCCGAAGGGTTCGCTTACCTCAAGTATTTCAGTCCTCTGCAGGTTCCTTATCTCCAACCCCATCTTATCCAGAGTTGAAGCCACTAAAGCCAGGAAGAAAAGTAGTTCAGCGTAGACATCCCTTTGCACTATTTGATTCGTTATCCTTGCAGGCTTGAGACCAAGATCTTCCATCACCAATCTCTCAATTTCAAAGGCTTTTTCTCCAAATGAGGCCGCAGTTCCCACGGCCCCTCTCATCTTACCAACGAGAACCCTCTCCTTAAGCTGGTATAACCTCTCTATATGCCTCTGGATCTCATCAAGCCACAGGGCGAACTTCATTCCATAAGTCGTCGGAACTGCATGTTGGCCATGGGTCCTCCCTATGCATACCGTACCTATATGCTTTTCCGCAAGCTGCTTCAAAATGGATCTAAGCTCTTTAAGATCCCTTTCAACTATCTCAAGGCTTTCCTTGATTAACAATGCATTGGCCGTATCTATTATATCATTAGAAGTTGCCCCAAGATGAACGTACTTTCCATGTTCTCCGCAAACCTCGCTTAACGCTTTAACGACGGCCATTATATCATGATGGATCTCGGCCTCTATCTCCTTAACCCTCTCAAGCTTAACCCACTTTGTATTAGCCCTTTCCGAAATAACCTTAGCGCTCTCTTCCGGAATGTTTCCTACCTTAGCATGAGCCCTTGCTAGGGCAGCTTCAACGTCAAGTAGCTTTTGCAACTTGTTCTTTTCATCCCATATCTTCCTCATCTCCTCACTACCGTAGCGGTAATCTATTGGGTGAACCGCCATTATATCACCATTTTCACGGTAAAATTAATCAATATAAATGTTTGTTTTTGACATATTTGTAGAAATCTAAAAGGCTCATCATTTGAGGATTTGTAAAATTTAGTCAGGCAACTTAAGAGCTAGGGGCTAGAAGCTTAAATTCAAGGATATTAAGTAGCCACACAACTGAGCTAGTGGAAAAGAGCTACCTTATTTTTCTTAGGGTTATCAGTTTGTCTTTATTTTCTTTCAGTCTTGGAATTTTCGTCGAAAGATAAGTTATTTTATCTTATACCCTCATATCTCTTTACGTAGGAATTAAGAAGCTAACAAGAGCCCGATTACCAGAATCCTTCACTTATTCTCTTATATGTTATAGAGGCAAGGTTCTCTGTAAGTGAAATTCCCTCTTTTATCTTGATCCAGCTCTTAAAGTGGGAGTCATTTCATTTATGGAATGGGGGAATAAAGATACCATACTAAAATATTAACCTCATGGCCAGTTCCTTTGGAACGTATTTCCATCTTACCGCAAATAAAAATGTACTCAAGTAAACCACCAGTATAAATGGTACAAGTCTTAAGTTTACAAATTCTAGCTGTTTAAATGCTATTAGTTTACCTTATAAACTTTTAACAATAAAGTAAAGAAGGCGATGATGAAGCCTTCCGCACCTGAATGATGAGGAGTGGACGGCTTCCTGAGCCTACTCCTTATATGCTATGGCCTCTATCTCAATTAACACATCTTTTGGAAGCCTAGAAACTTCTACCGCAACCCTTGCAGGCTTGGATTCTCCAAAGTATTCAGCATAAACCTCGTTCATCTTTGCAAAGTCGTTCATATCCTTTAGGTAAACGGTTACCTTAATGACATCATTGAGGGAATAACCGGCGGCTTCCAAAATAGCCTTTATGTTCTCCAACACCTGTCTTGTCTGATCCTTGATATCTCCTTTTACTATTTCTCCAGTTTTTGGATCTATTGGGATTTGGCCTGCGATAAAGAGGAAGTTTCCGGCCTTAATGGCTTGACTATAGGGACCTATTGGCTTTGGAGCATTTTCAGTAAAGATCACCTCTTTCATAGGGATCACCACGAAATAATAGGGGAAAGACATAATAAATGTTTAGAAATGGATTAAGCTTATAAAGACACGGTACTTTATTTAGGCACATGTCAATTAAGGTACGTATTGCATCTCTTGATGATGTTAAAGGCATTGTCGAGGTTTACTGTTCTTCAGTTAGCAAATGGGTTAAATACATCAATGGTAAGGAAGTCGAAGCTAAATATGATGACCTCACTGTAGCTGAACGATGGAGTCACGGAGGTCCTTGGATGAGTATTGAAACTTGCGCTATAAATATAACCAACCTCCTAATCAACGACCAGTACCCCTTAGTAGCTGAGCTCAATGGTAAAATAGTCGGGGAGCTAGAGCTCTACATAGGTGAGGAGAAAAGTCTCCTCGGCAAATGTGGATATATAGATGTTTTGGAAGTACACAAAGATTATAGAAAAAGAGGTGTTGGTAAAGCACTTGTAAACAAGGCGGTCGAAATAGCTAAAGAGCATGAATGCGACACTGTGGCCGTATGGCCGGTTAAAGAAGCTGTTGGATTCTATAGAAAATGTGGTATATCCGAGATCGCATACAGGATCGTTCATGTAGAAATAAACCTTAATGAAATCAGTGCTAAGGTTCAAGAACAATACTCAACTACTTCATTTCCTAATAACTATGATATTATCAAAGATATGACATTTGTAACCCCTAGGATATATTCATCCTTTGCTGCATGGATAAAAAGTAGATGGGGCTATGCCATAGAGAAGAATAGAACAAGTATCGAGGGTTGTATACCCGAACTAAATACATGTTATATAATTAAGGGTCTTTGGAATAATAAAAGTGCAGCTAAATTATTCTTATGGGTTGAGGATATAGCAAGTATAAACCAAGTGCTAAATGAGATATTCGGGATCGCTAAGAAGAAAGGAATTACCAGACTACATTTACTAATAGATGAAAATGTGTACCGAGAGATCGTGAATAAGTATCCTCACAGGGTTTTAGAACACGAGGTTCTCCTGATGAAAAAAGTAAGATGATTCATTGTATGCTTGTTTAGGTTCCTCACCTCTTCAGTAATCTCTATTTGGGCTTAAAACCCTATCTATAAACTTTACATTTTTGTGAAATCTCCTAATGATTCTTTGAAAAATCTACCCTTCACAGTTACTCTGCCTTATGAACTTTCTCTGAGAATGTGACAAACTCACTCCAAGAAACGTGAGCAAGGAACTTAGCTTTTAGATTCGGCTTCCCCTTTTCAAATGCGTAATCCTTGTATGTGTAACCTACTACCTCCCCAACGAAGAATGTGTGATCTCCATAACTCCTGGCATCTATGACTCTACACTCTATATTAGCCAACGCCTCTTCTATGCTTGGAACCTTAACTTTCTTTGAAGGAATTAAGGTCACGCTCATCTCTTTAAGCTTTGATGGCCCTTTCTTAGTTCCAGCGATCCATACATCCCTAAGCACATCAAGACTTGGGACGCTTATTACAAATTCTCCATACTTCTTTATGAGCTTATGCGTTGTCCTCTTTGGAGCTACCGCTACTCCAACTATGAATGGATCAAAAGATACGACAGTCACCCAATCGGCTGCCATGACGTTTGTCTCCTCTCCATGACCAGACACTATGAGGTAAGTCCTCATTGGATATAACAACCTGTAGCCTTCCATTTTCCTCCCCTATGAAAATAATATAAAATATTTAAATTTATTACTCCAATTAGTGAAGTAGGAACATCCACAAAATGCCTCCAATGAAGCACGAACAACCAGGAAAGAGGGTTGTGTGGAAACTATATCCCCTTAGGGATAAGAAGGGCTCCAAATTAAAATTATGGGGAAAACAAGAACTAACAAATCGCCTTCAAAAATAAATGAATTATTACTATGCTCCCAACCCTCATTTAATTACCTCCTTAAAAGCTTCTAATGTTGGTTCTATAGGTTCTGGGATCTGAAAGTTCTTTATAACGATGTTCGGATCCTTCAACCCATGTCCAGTTGTTATTAAGATGTAACTCTCATTTCTGCTTATTTCACCACTTTCAAGTAGCTTAATCAAGCCAGCCAAAGATGCTGCAGAGGCAGGCTCAACGAATAATCCCTCTCTAGATGCTAGGAGCCTTTGGGCCCTTAGTATCTCTTCATCACTCACGCTTTCAAACAATCCTCCAGACTCTTCAACAGCTTTCCATGCCTTTATCCAGTTTGCTGGATTCCCTATTCTTATTGCAGAGGCAACAGTCTCTGGGTTCTCTTCAGGTTGAAACTTTTTCTTCTCCTTCCAAGCTTTCACTAAAGGAGAGGCACCTTCAGCTTGAATTCCAATCATCCTGGGAAGCTCATCTATAACTCCAGCCTCATACATTTCCTTGAACCCCTTCCATATCGCGGAAATGTTCCCAGCGTTTCCAACTGGGAGGATAATGTTGTCTGGAACTTTCCCTAGTTGATCGTATATCTCATATGCTATTGTCTTCTGTCCTTCAAGCCTAAATGGATTTATCGAGTTCAACATGTATATCCCAAGCTCTCTACTTGCCTCAACAACTATCCTAAGGGCATCGTCGAAGTTTCCCTTGATTGGGATTACCTTGGCTCCATGGATTATCGCCTGAGCAAGTTTTCCTAATGCTATCTTTCCGCTGGGTATTAGAACGTACGCTTTTATTCCTGCCTTTGCAGCGTAAGCTGCTAGTGATGCTGAAGTATTGCCCGTGGATGCACATATAACCTTATCCATTCCCAGTTCGAGAGCCTTTGAAACTCCGACGGTCATTCCACGATCCTTAAAGGAACCAGTTGGATTTGCTCCTTCATTTTTTGCATAAAGCTCCTTCACTTTTAGCTCATTTTCGAGGTTTGACAACCTATAAAGGGGAGTTCCACCCTCCTCTAGGCTTACCCTCTTTTTTACGGGAAGCCAGCTCTCATACTTCCATAACTTTATATCCCTACCGTTGAAAATGGAGGTATCAACCTTATCAAGGTCAATAACTACCTCCAGCAATCCTCCGCAATCACACCTATACCTAACTTCGTCCTCAGGGTATTCTCTTCCGCAAACTACACATCTCAATACCATTTTGCACCCTCCATTAACTTTTCTTGGTCAATTACCCGTCCCAACTTCAAAACTCCCAAAGACGTCTTTCATGACCTTTCTCCAAGACAAGTACCACTAGTCCTAAATCACCCTTCTTCCTACTTCATTCTTGGAAATCAGGAACTAGCAACCTACTATCCTCCTTTAAAGTGCTATGTTCTTCATAACATCTCCTGAATAAGGAGGAACGATGAGTTTCCAGGAATTTTTCTTTCCTTCTAGAGCGAACCTTAGTATACTCCCTCACTATAAAAAGGATAGATACGCTGAGTTGGATAAAGCTTTAGTATATTCCTTTACCCTTACTCTGAAATCCTTGCTCTCCTTTGCAGTTACTAACGCTTCTATAGCTAGTCCAGAGATGTCAAACCCAAGTCCAAAGTTCACCATCGTGGCTGGAGTGCAGATTCTCATTTTCAACAACTCTCCTGTGCACGTCCCTTAAAACTTCCAGAAACTGATCCTTGGAAGTTTTTATCTTAAAGTATAGATCTCCTTCCTCATAAACTTCGTAAGGTAAGGGAATATTTGTTTTAACTGATACAACAGATATTTCGGCATGATTTTCTAGTAACTTGTGGGTAACAATTGGAATTCCCTGGGATTCATGAGAAATTAGCGTTCCAAATTTTAGATCCCTAGTTTTTCCAAGAATGACTGGGATCTTTCCTTCTACTGGATCGATGGCTCTTGGATGAAGAACCTTCATACCCAATTTTGCAGCTGTTTTTGCTTCTTTGTAGGAAATGTAATGAATTAGTCTTGCAGGAGGCACTAGCTTTGGATCTGCAGTATAAATTCCCTCAACGTCGCTCATTATTAGAACGGCTTTAGCATTTACTAGACTCGCTATAGATGTTGCCGAATAATCACTTCCTCCTCTTCCAAAAGTTGCTCGGAACCCGTTCAGATTTCCATAGTATCCAGTAACAACAGGAACGATTCCTCTCCTAAGCATGCGATAGAGAACATCTACTCCCTGAGCACTCTTCTTAAACTCCACTTCTGCATTTCCAAACTCCCCTTTAACAAAGAGAACATCCTTAGAGTCAACAGGCCTGGCGGTAATTCCGAGTATTTTAAGACCCTCTGAGAATAGTTTGGCAGAAAATCTCTCTCCAAAAGATGCTATTTCGTCTATAAATGCCTTTTCTGAGGGGAAACTTGATTTAGAATTTATCGTCTTTTTAAGTTGATGTATTAAATGCTCAAGCTGAACGTTGAGTTCCTGGGATAGTTCTTCGTGAATTTCATCAATTTCCAGAAGAGCGGATTTATCCCCCTTTGCGAGCCTTAACAAGCAATCTGTAACTCCTGCAAGTGCAGAAACGACGACAATGATTTTCATGTTTTCATGTAACTTCGCAACTAGCTCTAGTGCTTCTTCAAAGGCATACCTTACTGAAGTTCCTCCAAACTTTATAACGACAGGTTTCTCCACCACCCATGTTCATTCCCCCTGGAGTTAACCTCCTTTCGCTATAATAAATCTTTCTATTTTTTTCTTGTTTAATTGATATTTCTTCATTAGATTCTTGAATTTTATACTCATTTCAACTATACTTGTAGGTGATATATTGAATAAATGACAGCTAAACCTTCACTGACAATTTGGAAAAGCTTAGAAAAAGGACAAAACTTAAAATTAGTCAGTATAGTAGTATTCGCCTTTCTCTTTCTGCTCCCTATCCTTTACACTTCCCTCCTTGTTCGCCCTTGGTCTTCCAGTGTCGGGATCCCTTCTGAACGTTATTCCAACAGAAGCCAAGAACCTGTTCATTCCCTCTCTCATCCCCATTGGAGGTAAAGCCTTCCCATATTTACTTGGTTCACCCTCAAACACTATCAGCCTATCGCTGACGTAGTCTATCATTAAAACATCATGCTCCACAACCAAAGCAGTCTTCTCATTCTTCTCCATGAGGTGTCTTATGGCCCTTGAAGTTGCTAACCTTTGCTCAACATCTAGGTATGCTGAAGGCTCGTCGAGTAGATAAATGTCGGCATCCCTAAGAAGTGTAGCGGCTATCGCAACCCTCTGAAGCTCTCCACCTGAGAGTTCATTAACGTTCTTATCGTACAGATCTATAATCCCCAAGGGCTTCAAAAGCTCAGTTTTGTAGAAGTTGCTGTTAAGCTTTGAGGCATCTATCTTACTCAAGAGGTCATACACCGTCCCCTCGTACTCCGCCTTAATATATTGTGGCTTATAAGCAACCGTTAGATCCCACTCAACTTTCCCTTCGGTAGGTTCCTCAACCCCGGCAAGCATCTTGACGAAGGTTGTCTTTCCTATTCCATTGGGTCCAACTATTCCAATGACTTCTCCCTTCCTGATTTCTCCTGGTTCCACCTCAAGTTTAAAGCTCCCGTAATCTTTCACTAACCTTGGATACTCAACTAGGGTTTCCCTCTCCACTTCTACCCTCTCACTCAACTTCGTGAACTTTATCTCGTATGGCCTAAAACGAACGTTTTCATCCTTTAGGTACCCCTGGAGGAATTCGTTTATTCCATTTCTAGTTCCCTTAGGCTGTGAGAATATTCCGTAAACTCCCGGCTCTCCATAGACTATGTGAACTATATCGCTTAGATAATCGAGAACTGCTAAATCGTGCTCAACAACGAGCACCGCTTTTCCTTCATCCGCAAGCCTCCTTATTACCCTAGCTACGTTAAGTCTCTGCCTTATGTCAAGATAACTTGAAGGCTCATCAAAGAAGTAGAAGTGTGCTTTTCTGAGGATTGCTGCAGCTATCGCAACCCTCTGAAGCTCCCCACCTGAAAGTTGATCTATCTCCCTCTCCAAAACTTTCTCTAGTTCCAGTACCTTGACGATTTCCTCAAACTTTCCGGTTTCATCAACTTTCTTTAATAACTCTCCAACTTTACCCTTAACGGCCTTAGGTAATAAATCCACGTACTGTGGCTTAACTACAGGTTTTATCTCTCCATTCTTTAGCTTTTCAAAGTAGTTCTGAAGTTCACTACCTCTAAATGCTTTTATCACGTCATCCCAGGAATCATTGTCGCAACATAAGTTAGGTATTAATTGCCCAGCGAGTATTTTGACTGCCGTAGTTTTTCCAGTCCCATTTGGCCCTACTATTCCAACAACCATCCCATCTTTAACCACGGGAAGTCTATAGAGGACGAAGGCGTTGACGCCATAGCGGTGAACGCAGTCCTCTTCAAGTTGCTCTGGGAGGTTTACTATGCTAATAGCCTTGAAAGGACACTTATGGACACAGATTCCGCAACCAGTACAGCTTGCCTCCTGAATTATTGGCCTGTTGTTCTCCTCATCGATTATTATAGCTTCCCCTCCCATCCTATTGACAGGGCAAACTCGCTCACAAAGGAAATGACCACACTTATCTGGGTTACACTTATCATAATCGATGACAGCAATCCTCATAACTTTCCCCCCATTTCACTGAGCTTTCCCTCGTTTTAAATAGATTATTCATACATTCCTGGGCAACCTGGGCTTTGGGAATAAGGAAAGTTACAAAATTTTTTAATTTTGTTTAGGTAATTACCCTAAGGGGATAGCATGGAGAGACTGGAAGACCTGTTTGAGAAGTCAAAATTTGGGGAGTTAATACTTTTTGAGTATAACAGCACAACTCCGCTCCTGTTCATTGTGTATCCATTGATTAAATGGGCCAGAGAGAAAGGATATCCCCTTGTAATATTTGATATATTCGACTCCTTAACCATTTACACGAAGCAAGCTGAGATGCTGGGAATAAAGGATAAGCTGTATGAAGGGGCCAACATCGTAAAGATTGGGGGGAGAATGAATCTTGGAAACATCATTTTGAAAATTTCAATAATCGAGTATGGACCCTTTGAAAAGACATTAGAAGACACCCTGGAGAAGGCTTACGGAGAAAGGGAAAACGTTATCTCGATAGTTCTTGGAACTGAAAAGATCTTCTCATTTTATCCCTTCAGAGATCAGTTTATGTTCTCAAATTTCTTGGCCCTAAAAACTGGAGATAGGAGGAGAAAGGCCTTTTATTTTGTAAATGTAGACTTGCTAGAGAAGATTTCCCCACCTATGGGTCCCCTATTGGAGGAGGAATTCACGACGGTTGTTAAGTTAACGAAAGAGGATAACAAGATAAAGATGAAGGTAATTAAGAGCTTAAATCCCGAATTAGATGGAATGGAACTAAAGGTTAATGCTCATACTCTAATTGCCTCCAATAGATGAGTTTCCTAATTTTAATAGCAAAGGATCCGTATAATTCCTGGATAACATCTTCGGGTAGGCCTTCCTCCCTTAAAACCTTTTTAAACATCCTCTCCCCTTTATTTTTAATTCTAAACAGTTTAGCTATCCCAAACATTATCCTGGGAATTTCGAAAAATAAAAGCTTAAGGAGAGAGATCAACAGCCTCACTCCTTCTCCTCCTCTTCCTTTTCAGTTACTATCTTTATTCCCCGGAAGTTCTTTCCCCTCTGGATCATACTCGTAAACGTTTCTAGTAGGTTTCTCATAACGTTTATGCTTTTCATGTACTCCTTAGTAAGTTCAGTAGCCGTCTCTTTATCCATGCCAGCTTCAACTAAGTCCTTATAAAACTGGGCAACGCTTTTCCCAAGTGCTTGCATCTTTTCCGGGCTATAGAGATCCTCCAGGAGTTTCTGAAGAGGCTCGAGTATATCTTCAATCATAGGTCCAATCTTGTCCATCATCATGGCAATCTTATCTAGATCCTTATCCCCCTCATATGCCTCTATAAGTTTCTCAACAGACTTCACCTTCTCCTTCAGCACCTCAACCTCTTCCTTTGTCTTTGCATTCTTTATCTCCTCCATGAGTTCCTCAAGCAACTCCTCAAGCTTCGCCTTACCCTCCATTTCAATCACCTCAAATACTCCTTTATCTGATCAAGATTAATTGGGATTCCGATTATATCTAGCCACCTTTTGATCACATCCCTGGATAGGGAATACACCTTTCCCCTCTCCCCAGGAACTTCGACCACAACTCCTAATTTCACCAATTCATTAAGCTTAGCCCTAACCGTATTCCGAGATGCCTTTCCTCTCCTTCCCTTTAGCTCTCTCGCTATTTGGCTTATATTAGCCCTTTTTAAGTCGAAAAGTATCTTAACTATCTCCCTAGCTATAGGATCCTGTCTTATTTCCGGGATCGCAACATCTATTCCTATCCCACCGTACTCGGCGTATATTGAGAGTAACCTTATGTAAGCTTGAGCTATTTGGGTTAGGATATCAAAGCTAGCCTTCAATGCTTTCAAGGCCTCTTTGAGCTCCTGGACTTCCATGGTTAGATCGCTGTCTTGCATATTTTTTAGTTGTCCCTCAATTCATATATCATTTCTGGTCATTTCTGATCAGTTCGAGATTTTCATCGAAGCGCTTTTATATGAATGAATCATATATCCAATTCCGGTGATTTTATGGGCAAGGGGCTTTCAGAGAAAGATTTAGGGAAGTTCAAGCTTGTGGGTAATGTAGATGTATTTAAGGGAAAAGCGGTCTTTCAAGTAACGGAGATAAGCCTCAAAGACGATGATTACTTCTCTAAGCTTTACCTCTACGATGGAAAGAGGGTAAAACCCTTCACCTCAGGGAACAAGGATTCTAATCCAAGGTTCTCTCCAAATGGGAAGCTTATAGCATTTACCTCAAAGAGGGATAAGGAAGGAAAGGAATCAGAGCTCTACGTGATTCCAACGGATGGGGGAGAGGCCAGACTTTTAGCAAAGTTCAAATACGGGATAAAGAACCTGCGCTTTACCGAGGATGGGAAAAGTATAGCCGTGGTTACCCCTATAGACGTTGAGAAAAAAGGGAATGATGACGTTCACATTATAAGGGAAATACCATTCTGGTTTAATGGAGTTGGCTGGATCTACGGAAAAAGAAACGTTGTCTACCTTGTTGACGTTGAGAGCGGGAAGAAAAAGAGACTAACTCCAAAGAACCTAAATGTTGATCAGATAAGGTTCCACAACGGTAGACTATACTTCACGGCCCAAGAGGATAGGGAAAGGAAACCTCTGATATCCGATCTTTACGTCCTCGAGAATAGAAAAGTTAGGAAGCTGACCCCAGGGAAGTGGAGGATACTCGACTTCCTCCCCCTTGATGACGGAAGCTTCGTACTTAAGGCTAACACTTTAGAAAGGGGAATCCCAACCAACGCCCACATCTACCACTACGATCCCAAGACAGGAGAACTTAAGAAGCTCACAAAGGATTTAGACAGGAACGCTTACAACTCCTTAAACTCCGATGTTCGAGGAAGTCAGAGGGCCGAGCTTGTGTACAAGGAGGGGTGGATCTACTATGTCGCAACGGATGGCCCTAGGGCAAACCTCTTTAGGGTCAACTTAGATGGAAAGATTGAAAGGGTAATAGGTGGAGATAGAAGCGTTGAAAGCTTCGATATAGGGGATTACATAGCTTTCACGGCTCAAGATGCTGTAACCCCAACTGAGCTGTACATATACAGGGATGGAAAGGAGAAGAAGGTTACCGACTTTAACAAATGGATAAAGGGTTACACCCTTTCAAAACCTGAACACTTTAAGGTTAAAGCAAGTGACGGGGTTGAAATAGATGCCTGGGTAATGAAACCGGTGAACTTCAGGAAAGGAAAGAAGTATCCAGCTATTCTAGAGATCCACGGTGGTCCTAAAACCGCTTACGGTTACGCTTTTATGCACGAGTTCCACGTTTTAACCTCTAAAGGCTTCGTCGTGATATTCTCAAATCCTAGAGGGAGCGATGGCTACGGAGAGGAGTTCGCGGATATAAGGGGACACTATGGGGAGAGGGATTACCAGGATTTAATGGAGGTAGTCGATGAAGCATTAAGGAGATTTGACTTCATAGATGGGGAAAGGCTAGGAGTTACCGGGGGTTCCTATGGTGGCTTCATGACGAACTGGATAGTCGGACATACCAACAGGTTCAAAGCCGCTGTAACCCAGAGATCAATTTCAAATTGGATAAGCTTCTTCGGGACAACGGATATAGGTTATTACTTTGCTCCAGATCAAATAGGAAAAGATCCCTG
This Pyrococcus horikoshii OT3 DNA region includes the following protein-coding sequences:
- a CDS encoding RsmB/NOP family class I SAM-dependent RNA methyltransferase, producing MEAEKKKLSIPPKGIRAIIEAIRLGEIIKPSQYAKREAFKKHDVEEAWLNRVLTMIFYDIMKKQGLIDKVIKEIVGVTPLILDPWLRAALRVAVDIALFHDPSSQTIKNLRWKASDFISSRTHPYVGMYFWDLLDKIFEYKPNPKNELEELEWKYLAPSWLIERVKGILGDETEDFFRSVNKRHEWISIRVNTLKANVEEVIGELEEDGVEVVRSERVPTILKIKGPYNFDTSSAFNEGKIIVQEEASAVASIVLDPKPGETVVDLAAAPGGKTTHLAELMKNKGKIYAFDVDKMRMKRLKDFVKRMGIKIVKPLVKDARKAPEIIGEEVADKVLLDAPCTSSGTIGKNPELRWRLREDKINEMSQLQRELLESAARLVKPGGRLLYTTCSIFKEENEKNIRWFLNVHPEFKLVPLKSPYDPGFLEGTMRAWPHRHSTIGFFYALLEKSK
- the purB gene encoding adenylosuccinate lyase, with protein sequence MAVHPIDYRYGSEEMRKIWDEKNKLQKLLDVEAALARAHAKVGNIPEESAKVISERANTKWVKLERVKEIEAEIHHDIMAVVKALSEVCGEHGKYVHLGATSNDIIDTANALLIKESLEIVERDLKELRSILKQLAEKHIGTVCIGRTHGQHAVPTTYGMKFALWLDEIQRHIERLYQLKERVLVGKMRGAVGTAASFGEKAFEIERLVMEDLGLKPARITNQIVQRDVYAELLFFLALVASTLDKMGLEIRNLQRTEILEVSEPFGEKQVGSSTMPHKRNPIRTEKVCGLARVLYSNVIPALLNNPLWHERDLTNSSVERVILPESFVLLDEMLKTMKKVLTGLEFFPENIRRNLYLTKNLIMAEPLMLKLAEKGMGRQEAHEVVRQLAMKAFRENRDLLEVAKESREITKYLTERDLEELKPENYIGKAREIVKKVIEYVEEMERRGL
- the ridA gene encoding 2-iminobutanoate/2-iminopropanoate deaminase — its product is MKEVIFTENAPKPIGPYSQAIKAGNFLFIAGQIPIDPKTGEIVKGDIKDQTRQVLENIKAILEAAGYSLNDVIKVTVYLKDMNDFAKMNEVYAEYFGESKPARVAVEVSRLPKDVLIEIEAIAYKE
- a CDS encoding GNAT family N-acetyltransferase; the encoded protein is MSIKVRIASLDDVKGIVEVYCSSVSKWVKYINGKEVEAKYDDLTVAERWSHGGPWMSIETCAINITNLLINDQYPLVAELNGKIVGELELYIGEEKSLLGKCGYIDVLEVHKDYRKRGVGKALVNKAVEIAKEHECDTVAVWPVKEAVGFYRKCGISEIAYRIVHVEINLNEISAKVQEQYSTTSFPNNYDIIKDMTFVTPRIYSSFAAWIKSRWGYAIEKNRTSIEGCIPELNTCYIIKGLWNNKSAAKLFLWVEDIASINQVLNEIFGIAKKKGITRLHLLIDENVYREIVNKYPHRVLEHEVLLMKKVR
- a CDS encoding flavin reductase family protein: MEGYRLLYPMRTYLIVSGHGEETNVMAADWVTVVSFDPFIVGVAVAPKRTTHKLIKKYGEFVISVPSLDVLRDVWIAGTKKGPSKLKEMSVTLIPSKKVKVPSIEEALANIECRVIDARSYGDHTFFVGEVVGYTYKDYAFEKGKPNLKAKFLAHVSWSEFVTFSEKVHKAE
- the thrC gene encoding threonine synthase → MVLRCVVCGREYPEDEVRYRCDCGGLLEVVIDLDKVDTSIFNGRDIKLWKYESWLPVKKRVSLEEGGTPLYRLSNLENELKVKELYAKNEGANPTGSFKDRGMTVGVSKALELGMDKVICASTGNTSASLAAYAAKAGIKAYVLIPSGKIALGKLAQAIIHGAKVIPIKGNFDDALRIVVEASRELGIYMLNSINPFRLEGQKTIAYEIYDQLGKVPDNIILPVGNAGNISAIWKGFKEMYEAGVIDELPRMIGIQAEGASPLVKAWKEKKKFQPEENPETVASAIRIGNPANWIKAWKAVEESGGLFESVSDEEILRAQRLLASREGLFVEPASAASLAGLIKLLESGEISRNESYILITTGHGLKDPNIVIKNFQIPEPIEPTLEAFKEVIK
- a CDS encoding aspartate kinase, translated to MEKPVVIKFGGTSVRYAFEEALELVAKLHENMKIIVVVSALAGVTDCLLRLAKGDKSALLEIDEIHEELSQELNVQLEHLIHQLKKTINSKSSFPSEKAFIDEIASFGERFSAKLFSEGLKILGITARPVDSKDVLFVKGEFGNAEVEFKKSAQGVDVLYRMLRRGIVPVVTGYYGNLNGFRATFGRGGSDYSATSIASLVNAKAVLIMSDVEGIYTADPKLVPPARLIHYISYKEAKTAAKLGMKVLHPRAIDPVEGKIPVILGKTRDLKFGTLISHESQGIPIVTHKLLENHAEISVVSVKTNIPLPYEVYEEGDLYFKIKTSKDQFLEVLRDVHRRVVENENLHSSHDGELWTWV